One stretch of Clostridium sp. Marseille-P299 DNA includes these proteins:
- the spoVG gene encoding septation regulator SpoVG: protein MQITDVRVRKVSKEGKMKAVVSITLDNEFVVHDIKVIEGEKGLFIAMPSRKAGDGEYRDIAHPINSETRDRIQKIILEKYEIAALEDNTVE from the coding sequence ATGCAGATTACAGATGTTAGAGTGCGCAAAGTAAGTAAAGAAGGTAAAATGAAAGCAGTTGTTTCTATAACTCTTGATAATGAATTTGTTGTTCATGATATCAAGGTTATCGAGGGAGAGAAAGGTTTATTTATTGCTATGCCAAGCAGAAAAGCTGGCGATGGTGAATATAGAGACATAGCTCATCCAATTAACTCTGAGACAAGAGATAGAATTCAAAAAATCATATTAGAAAAATATGAAATTGCTGCACTCGAGGATAATACCGTAGAGTAA
- a CDS encoding ribose-phosphate pyrophosphokinase, protein MSQDNFLETIPVGTLGIIALESSKGLGQKVNDYIVEWRNERSESESTLTALSGYQRDSYLIKHECPRFGSGEAKGTIKESVRGDDLYILVDVCNYSLTYSVCGHTNHMSPDDHYQDLKRIIAAVGGKARRITVIMPFLYESRQHKRSSRESLDCALALQELTNMGVESIITFDAHDPRVQNAIPLKSFETVMPTYQFIKALLRNVPDLVVDSDHMMVISPDEGAMGRAVYFANVLGLDMGMFYKRRDYTTIINGRNPIVAHEFLGSDVEGKDVVILDDMISSGESMLDVATELKKRKAKRIFICSTFGLFTNGLEKFDEAYEKGLIYRVITTNLVYQTEELLSRPYYINADMSKYIALLIDALNHDASISEFLSPTERIQNILNKYKK, encoded by the coding sequence ATGTCACAAGATAATTTTTTAGAAACCATTCCCGTTGGTACCTTAGGAATTATTGCTCTAGAAAGTAGTAAAGGTCTTGGCCAAAAAGTTAATGATTACATCGTTGAATGGCGAAATGAAAGATCCGAATCTGAATCTACTTTAACAGCACTATCCGGTTATCAAAGAGATTCCTACCTCATCAAACATGAGTGCCCACGTTTCGGCTCGGGTGAAGCAAAAGGTACCATTAAGGAATCCGTAAGAGGTGACGACCTATATATACTTGTTGACGTTTGTAATTACAGTCTGACATACAGTGTGTGTGGACATACCAACCACATGTCTCCTGATGATCACTATCAAGATCTTAAGAGAATCATCGCCGCAGTCGGTGGCAAAGCACGTAGAATCACAGTAATTATGCCATTCTTGTACGAAAGCAGACAACATAAGAGAAGCTCAAGAGAATCTCTTGATTGTGCTTTAGCATTACAGGAATTAACAAATATGGGTGTTGAAAGTATCATTACCTTTGATGCTCATGACCCAAGAGTTCAAAATGCAATCCCATTAAAGAGCTTTGAAACAGTAATGCCTACGTACCAATTTATTAAAGCACTTCTTCGCAATGTTCCAGATTTAGTTGTTGATTCTGATCATATGATGGTAATCAGCCCTGATGAAGGTGCTATGGGCCGTGCCGTTTATTTTGCAAACGTTCTTGGACTTGATATGGGTATGTTCTATAAGAGACGTGACTATACAACAATTATAAATGGACGTAATCCAATTGTAGCTCATGAATTCCTTGGATCCGATGTGGAAGGTAAGGATGTTGTTATTCTTGATGACATGATTTCTTCTGGCGAAAGTATGCTTGATGTTGCTACTGAGTTAAAGAAGAGAAAAGCTAAGAGAATTTTCATTTGTTCTACATTTGGTCTATTTACAAACGGACTTGAGAAATTTGATGAAGCTTACGAAAAAGGTTTAATCTATCGTGTAATCACTACAAATCTTGTATACCAAACAGAAGAACTCTTATCTAGACCTTATTACATTAACGCAGATATGAGTAAATACATTGCATTATTAATCGACGCATTAAATCATGATGCTTCCATCAGCGAATTCTTAAGCCCAACAGAAAGAATTCAAAATATTTTAAACAAATACAAGAAATAA
- the glgD gene encoding glucose-1-phosphate adenylyltransferase subunit GlgD: protein MRAIGIVLAGGNSNRMRELSDKRAISAMPVAGCYRSIDFALSSMSNSHVHKVAVLTQYNSRKLNEHLSSSKWWDFGRKQGGLFIFTPTITVDNGFWYRGTADAMFQNLNFLRSCHEPYVIIASGDGVYKLNYNKVLEYHIEKNADITIVTKQLDEIEDTTRFGIVQTVADGRIREFEEKPLISNSSMVSTGIYVIRRRLLIDLLEEASKEDKYDFVKDIIIRYISAKRIYAYEMKSYWSNVASVNSYYKTNMDFLNKEIRNYFFKQYPDVYSKIDDLPPAKYNMGAEVNNSLVSSGCIINGRVENSILFKNVYVGNHCTIKDSIILNDVHIGDNTYIENCIVESCETIMANTSHVGAEGNVKIVIEKMTDISNKTILA, encoded by the coding sequence GTGAGAGCTATTGGGATCGTATTAGCAGGTGGCAACAGTAATCGAATGCGAGAATTATCAGATAAAAGAGCAATCTCAGCAATGCCAGTTGCTGGTTGTTATCGTAGTATAGACTTTGCACTTAGTAGTATGTCAAACTCACATGTTCACAAAGTAGCTGTATTAACACAATATAATTCAAGAAAATTAAATGAGCATCTAAGTTCGTCCAAATGGTGGGATTTTGGAAGGAAACAAGGTGGATTATTTATATTTACACCGACAATAACGGTGGATAATGGATTTTGGTATCGTGGAACTGCAGATGCTATGTTTCAAAATCTTAATTTTTTAAGAAGTTGTCATGAGCCATATGTGATAATTGCTTCTGGAGATGGCGTGTACAAGCTAAATTACAATAAAGTCTTAGAATATCATATAGAGAAGAATGCTGATATAACAATTGTTACAAAGCAATTAGATGAAATCGAAGATACAACGCGATTTGGAATTGTACAAACAGTTGCGGATGGGCGAATAAGGGAATTTGAAGAAAAACCTCTTATCTCGAATTCTTCTATGGTTTCTACAGGAATATATGTAATTCGTAGAAGACTTTTAATAGATTTACTTGAGGAAGCATCAAAAGAAGATAAATATGATTTTGTAAAAGATATCATAATAAGGTACATAAGTGCTAAACGAATTTATGCTTATGAAATGAAAAGCTATTGGAGTAATGTTGCTAGCGTAAATTCTTATTATAAGACCAATATGGATTTTTTAAATAAAGAAATTAGGAACTATTTTTTTAAACAGTATCCAGATGTGTATTCCAAGATCGATGATTTACCACCTGCTAAGTATAATATGGGAGCGGAGGTTAATAACAGCTTGGTTTCCAGCGGATGTATCATTAATGGCAGGGTAGAAAACTCCATACTTTTTAAAAATGTTTATGTGGGTAATCACTGTACCATTAAAGACTCAATTATTCTAAATGACGTACATATTGGTGACAATACTTACATAGAGAATTGTATTGTAGAAAGCTGTGAAACAATTATGGCAAATACATCTCATGTGGGAGCAGAAGGGAATGTTAAGATTGTCATTGAAAAAATGACCGATATTAGTAACAAAACTATTCTAGCTTAA
- a CDS encoding ATP-binding protein — protein sequence MALRNYQYNTILREYDNRRLQSKYELDRRKEEVYQAIPILSEIDEQMVHDSIQSAKLSLTGDTSALRTLEERNQRLSEKKQQILESHGYPHDYLQPKYVCNSCKDTGYIGNNKCHCFKQAIVDLLYSQSNVKDAIKVENFSTFTYKYYSNEYIEETTNLTPLENMKRVVVKAKRFINDFDTKYENLLIYGNTGVGKTFLSNCIAKELLDTAHTVIYLTSFQLFEILEKYKFNHEDDYENIRNQFDHILDCDLLIIDDIGTELSNSFINSQLYQCINERHLKQKSTVISTNLSFEQLKSTYSERIFSRITSNYILLKIVGEDIRPQVIHS from the coding sequence ATGGCTTTAAGAAATTATCAATATAATACAATTTTAAGAGAATATGATAACCGCCGTTTGCAGAGCAAGTATGAACTTGATCGCAGAAAAGAAGAAGTCTATCAGGCGATTCCTATTTTATCTGAAATTGATGAACAGATGGTACATGACTCCATTCAAAGTGCCAAACTATCTCTAACTGGAGATACGAGTGCCTTACGTACCTTAGAAGAAAGAAATCAACGTCTTTCTGAAAAAAAGCAGCAAATTTTAGAATCTCATGGATATCCACATGATTACTTACAACCAAAGTACGTTTGCAATTCATGTAAAGATACCGGCTATATCGGAAACAACAAATGTCACTGCTTTAAGCAAGCAATTGTAGATTTACTATATTCTCAGTCCAATGTAAAAGATGCAATTAAAGTTGAGAATTTTTCTACCTTTACTTACAAATACTATTCCAATGAATATATTGAAGAAACTACAAATCTCACACCACTTGAAAATATGAAACGTGTTGTTGTAAAAGCTAAGCGTTTTATTAACGATTTTGATACCAAATATGAGAATCTCTTAATTTACGGAAATACTGGCGTAGGAAAAACATTTTTATCAAATTGCATTGCAAAAGAATTATTAGACACTGCACATACGGTTATTTATCTTACTTCATTTCAACTTTTTGAGATACTTGAAAAATACAAATTTAATCATGAAGATGATTATGAGAACATTCGAAATCAATTTGATCATATTTTAGATTGTGATTTGCTTATCATTGATGATATCGGAACGGAGTTAAGTAACTCATTTATTAACTCCCAGCTTTATCAATGCATTAATGAACGCCATCTAAAACAGAAATCAACCGTTATCTCTACTAACTTGTCCTTTGAACAATTAAAAAGTACTTATAGTGAACGAATATTTTCAAGAATTACGAGTAATTATATATTATTAAAAATTGTTGGTGAAGACATTCGTCCGCAGGTGATACATTCTTAA
- a CDS encoding DnaD domain protein: protein MSKIFLSSNMQTGITIVQNQFIDDYMPTANGTFVKVYIYLLRCISNHMSDISISFLAEKLDETEKDIERALKYWEKEQLIKIDRDQNRTITSILFCQLGGDSSTKNTAAAATSETALEETTVATETSAVKQNVFHKPNYSDAQIAQLTDIDEVKFMMNTLEQYLERLLKPTDVQLVLFLYESVGFSAELILYLYEYCVSKNKKNSSYIETVALAWAEEGIDTVEKAEAATATYNNNYNAINKAFGLNRAPGTIEKKFMHRWFHTYKFEISIIEEACNRTILATGKPDFKYADKILENWHKKGVTQKSDIDKLDEEHAKLTAMVNSNRQTNTANTAKPATNNKFNSFPQRNYTKEEYLSMEQRLLNRQ, encoded by the coding sequence ATGAGTAAAATTTTTCTTAGCAGTAATATGCAAACTGGAATTACTATTGTGCAAAACCAGTTTATTGATGACTATATGCCTACAGCAAATGGAACTTTTGTTAAGGTATATATTTATTTGTTACGTTGTATTTCAAATCATATGTCTGACATTTCTATTTCTTTTCTTGCTGAAAAGTTGGATGAAACAGAAAAAGATATTGAACGAGCTCTTAAATACTGGGAAAAAGAACAGTTAATAAAAATTGATCGAGATCAAAATCGTACGATCACTTCAATACTTTTTTGCCAGCTAGGTGGAGATTCTTCTACAAAGAATACAGCCGCTGCTGCTACTTCTGAAACAGCTTTAGAAGAAACTACAGTAGCTACTGAAACCTCTGCAGTGAAACAAAATGTTTTTCATAAGCCTAATTATTCAGATGCTCAAATTGCTCAATTAACAGATATTGATGAAGTTAAATTTATGATGAATACGTTAGAGCAATATTTAGAGCGCTTGTTAAAACCAACCGATGTTCAACTTGTACTATTTTTGTATGAGAGTGTTGGTTTTTCTGCTGAGTTAATTTTATATCTATATGAGTATTGTGTGTCAAAAAACAAAAAAAATTCCTCATATATTGAAACTGTTGCTCTAGCATGGGCTGAAGAAGGCATTGATACTGTAGAAAAAGCAGAAGCTGCTACTGCCACTTATAATAATAATTATAATGCTATAAACAAGGCTTTTGGGCTTAACCGTGCGCCTGGTACAATCGAAAAGAAATTTATGCACCGCTGGTTCCATACGTATAAATTTGAAATAAGTATTATTGAAGAAGCTTGCAATCGTACTATTCTTGCAACTGGAAAACCAGACTTTAAATATGCTGATAAGATACTAGAAAATTGGCATAAAAAAGGTGTTACTCAAAAAAGTGATATTGATAAACTAGATGAGGAACATGCAAAATTAACAGCTATGGTAAACAGCAATAGACAAACAAATACCGCAAATACAGCCAAACCAGCGACAAATAATAAATTCAATTCATTTCCACAACGTAACTATACAAAGGAAGAGTATTTATCCATGGAACAAAGATTGCTTAATCGTCAGTAA
- a CDS encoding glucose-1-phosphate adenylyltransferase — protein MVRKEMIAMLLAGGQGSRLGVLTSNIAKPAVAFGGKYRIIDFPLSNCINSGIDTVGVLTQYQPLLLNTHIGIGIPWDLDRNIGGVSILPPYEKSTNAEWYTGTANAIYQNLKYMEYYNPEYVLILGGDHIYKMDYDMMLENHKANQADITLATIPVPIKEASRFGVVITDEQKKIIEFEEKPKNPRSNLASMGIYIFSWDVLKNALINLSNQEGCDFGKHIIPYCHSQGNRVFAYEYNGYWKDVGTLTSYWESNMELIDLVPVFNLYENFWKIYTKSDMIPPQFVSKKAVINHCIIGEGSEIYGEVHNCVIGPDVIIEQGAKVYDSIIMKSTTIGENTKVNKSIIAENCFIGSNCEIGVGEEYINEKYPNIYMDGLVTIGENTTIPNNIKIGKNTAISGGTTTEDYADCILKSGECLIKAGVLK, from the coding sequence GTGGTACGAAAAGAAATGATCGCAATGCTTTTAGCCGGTGGACAAGGATCTAGACTTGGTGTTTTAACTTCTAATATTGCAAAACCAGCAGTAGCTTTTGGAGGGAAATACCGTATTATAGATTTTCCACTAAGTAATTGCATCAATTCTGGTATTGATACGGTTGGAGTATTAACTCAATATCAGCCGTTGTTACTTAACACACACATAGGGATTGGGATTCCTTGGGATTTGGATCGCAACATCGGTGGTGTATCCATCCTTCCGCCTTATGAAAAAAGCACCAATGCTGAATGGTACACAGGAACAGCCAATGCAATTTATCAAAATTTAAAGTACATGGAATATTATAATCCAGAGTACGTGCTGATTCTTGGTGGCGACCATATTTACAAGATGGATTATGATATGATGTTAGAGAATCATAAGGCCAATCAAGCTGACATAACCTTAGCGACAATTCCAGTACCAATTAAGGAAGCAAGTCGCTTTGGAGTAGTTATCACAGACGAACAAAAGAAAATTATAGAATTTGAAGAAAAACCAAAGAATCCAAGGAGTAACTTAGCTTCGATGGGGATTTACATATTTTCATGGGATGTTTTAAAAAATGCTTTAATCAATTTATCAAATCAAGAAGGTTGTGATTTTGGAAAGCATATTATTCCTTATTGCCATAGTCAGGGTAATCGCGTTTTTGCTTATGAATACAATGGCTATTGGAAGGATGTTGGTACGCTAACTTCTTACTGGGAATCAAATATGGAGTTAATTGATTTAGTACCCGTTTTTAATCTCTATGAAAATTTTTGGAAGATATATACGAAAAGCGATATGATACCACCACAGTTTGTCTCTAAAAAAGCGGTTATTAATCACTGTATTATTGGAGAAGGTAGTGAAATATATGGTGAAGTACATAATTGTGTTATAGGCCCAGACGTCATTATTGAACAAGGTGCTAAGGTTTATGATTCAATAATTATGAAGTCTACAACCATTGGGGAAAATACAAAAGTCAACAAGTCCATTATAGCTGAGAATTGTTTCATTGGTTCGAATTGCGAAATTGGAGTTGGTGAAGAGTATATTAATGAAAAATATCCAAATATCTATATGGATGGGCTTGTTACAATTGGAGAGAATACGACGATACCTAATAACATAAAGATTGGAAAGAACACTGCGATATCAGGAGGAACAACGACAGAGGATTATGCCGATTGTATCCTAAAGAGTGGAGAATGTTTGATAAAGGCAGGTGTTTTAAAGTGA
- the murC gene encoding UDP-N-acetylmuramate--L-alanine ligase, with translation MYKINFNQPVHIHFIGIGGISMSGLAELLHSKGFKVSGSDAKNSKITNHLSNLGIQISYGQSAANITDDIDVAVFTAAVKADNPEYQAVLEHNIPLLDRAELLGQIMLHYKDAIGISGTHGKTTTTSMISLMLIEGGFDPTVSVGGILDNIEGNIRIGESEHFIVESCEYTNSFLKFNPVNEIILNIEADHLDFFKDLDDVRHSFRLFAEKVPSHGNLIINASIPDYEDLVKDLPCHVITYNVVTSDDDQDALYKADYTASNITYDDHGCGNYDLYYKGEFIDHIALGVIGIHNISNSVAAAALALTLGVSIEAIKKALKSFVGTERRFEYKGNVGGVNIFDDYAHHPTEIDATLSAAKRYPHNEIWCVFQPHTYTRTKSLLNEFAEALSHSDHIVLADIYAAREKNPGDISSRDLQKKLQELGKNTYYFPSFDEIENFLLQNCTNGDLLITMGAGDIVNIGESLLGK, from the coding sequence ATGTATAAAATTAATTTTAATCAACCAGTTCATATACATTTTATTGGGATTGGTGGGATTAGTATGAGTGGACTCGCTGAGCTTTTACATAGCAAAGGATTTAAAGTAAGCGGCTCCGATGCAAAAAATAGTAAAATTACAAATCATTTAAGTAATCTTGGTATCCAAATTTCCTACGGTCAAAGTGCCGCTAATATTACAGACGATATTGATGTTGCCGTTTTTACTGCGGCTGTTAAAGCTGATAATCCAGAATATCAGGCAGTGTTAGAACATAATATACCACTTCTTGATCGAGCAGAATTATTGGGCCAAATTATGCTCCATTATAAAGATGCTATTGGTATTTCTGGTACTCATGGTAAAACAACTACTACATCCATGATTTCTTTAATGTTAATTGAGGGTGGATTTGACCCAACCGTATCTGTTGGGGGTATCCTCGATAATATCGAAGGTAATATTAGAATTGGTGAATCCGAACATTTTATTGTTGAATCCTGTGAATATACCAATAGCTTTTTAAAATTTAATCCTGTGAATGAAATTATTTTAAATATTGAAGCTGACCATCTAGATTTCTTTAAAGATTTAGATGATGTTCGTCATTCCTTCCGTTTATTTGCAGAAAAAGTCCCATCACATGGTAACTTAATTATTAATGCATCAATTCCTGACTATGAAGATTTAGTTAAGGATCTACCATGCCATGTTATAACATATAATGTAGTAACCAGTGATGATGATCAAGATGCATTATATAAAGCTGATTATACTGCTAGTAACATAACTTATGACGACCATGGTTGTGGCAATTATGATCTTTACTATAAAGGCGAATTCATAGACCATATCGCTCTTGGTGTTATCGGTATTCATAATATATCAAACTCCGTTGCTGCAGCGGCTTTAGCATTAACACTTGGAGTATCAATTGAGGCAATAAAAAAAGCTCTAAAGAGCTTTGTTGGAACAGAACGACGTTTTGAATATAAAGGTAACGTTGGTGGAGTAAATATTTTTGATGACTATGCACATCACCCAACAGAAATTGATGCTACACTTTCAGCGGCAAAACGTTATCCACATAATGAAATTTGGTGTGTATTCCAACCACATACTTATACAAGAACCAAATCATTGTTAAATGAATTTGCAGAGGCTCTTTCTCATTCTGATCATATTGTTTTAGCTGATATATATGCTGCAAGAGAAAAGAATCCTGGTGATATCTCCTCAAGAGATTTACAGAAAAAACTTCAGGAATTAGGTAAAAATACCTACTATTTCCCATCTTTTGATGAAATAGAAAATTTTTTATTACAAAATTGTACTAACGGCGATTTGTTAATAACCATGGGCGCTGGAGACATTGTAAACATTGGAGAATCGCTACTCGGAAAATAG
- a CDS encoding CPBP family intramembrane glutamic endopeptidase yields MKKVGQVLWGIFQVFTYLLIQIIVGVIVTIGYSVIRYFQISAQGISDFNLAYEIILDDVVSSSFLMVISCLFSIVSIILYSIWYKKRYVKGKKVNLKEIFTVKQVSLIILLAVSVQVFLITFVGIIQAIKPDWFTNYNEIMKQFDIGNSWQSLIYVAILGPIVEELLMRGLVLNQMKKAMPFVAANIVQAFLFALLHGNLVQGSYAFVLGIIFGYIYRKYNTILSTILFHIVFNFSGYVIDIALSGVDLNLLMIIVISVLTLAISIFVIRLILTEKNAIPIYEAAIGKELEYINEIVDPNDIKERNETKDFIMDETVVNHDEI; encoded by the coding sequence ATGAAAAAGGTTGGGCAAGTATTGTGGGGGATTTTTCAGGTATTTACCTATCTACTAATTCAGATCATTGTAGGGGTTATTGTAACTATTGGATATTCAGTCATTCGATATTTTCAGATATCAGCACAGGGAATTTCAGATTTTAATTTAGCTTATGAAATAATCTTAGATGATGTAGTTTCTTCAAGTTTTTTAATGGTTATATCATGCCTATTTTCAATTGTTTCAATTATTTTATATTCCATTTGGTATAAAAAAAGATACGTAAAAGGGAAAAAGGTAAACTTAAAAGAGATTTTTACTGTAAAGCAAGTATCTTTAATTATATTATTAGCAGTAAGTGTGCAAGTCTTTTTAATTACGTTTGTAGGTATTATTCAAGCGATAAAGCCAGATTGGTTTACAAACTATAATGAGATAATGAAGCAGTTTGATATAGGAAATTCATGGCAGTCACTTATATATGTAGCGATTCTAGGACCGATAGTAGAAGAATTACTGATGCGTGGACTTGTTTTAAACCAAATGAAAAAGGCTATGCCCTTTGTAGCTGCAAATATTGTGCAAGCATTTTTATTTGCCTTGTTACATGGTAATTTAGTTCAAGGAAGTTATGCGTTTGTTTTAGGAATAATATTTGGATACATATACCGTAAATATAATACAATACTATCAACGATATTATTCCATATCGTATTTAATTTCAGCGGATATGTTATAGATATAGCTCTAAGTGGAGTCGATTTAAATTTATTAATGATAATTGTAATTTCAGTTCTAACATTAGCTATAAGCATATTTGTTATTCGATTGATATTAACTGAAAAGAATGCTATACCAATTTATGAGGCGGCAATAGGTAAGGAATTGGAGTATATAAATGAAATAGTGGATCCAAATGATATAAAAGAACGAAATGAAACGAAAGATTTTATAATGGATGAAACTGTGGTGAATCACGACGAAATATAA
- a CDS encoding transglycosylase domain-containing protein yields the protein MTRGKRVKKIIVRIFLLLLFILSGILTWFYICYGKDILALKERADQISRKSNEESFKASQTSIVYAEDGSVISILKSEKEVYYLPYNSIPKAAIDAVLVTEDKKFFTHEGIDYLANIRAFIALIKNKGEIKQGASTITQQLARTVFLTTEVSFERKVTELFLAADLEKKFSKQQILEFYLNNIYYANGYYGIQAASNGYFSKGIKDLSLSQIAFLSAIPNNPTVLNPVTNFDNTLERRDKILKQMYDSGVISLIEYDDALAEEIKLNRSEDIKHNYAESFTYYNAIRLLMEAEGFELKTSFKNEEEKKIYEEQYYESYYRIQRQLYTKGYRIYTSLDLEKQELLQEAINNKLSEFTAVNQEGIYELQGAAVCIDNDTGLVIAIIGGRNQNTAGYTLNRAYQSFRQPGSAIKPLLIYTPLFERGYHPDTLVMDEKIKDGPKNANDVYSGEITLRRAVEVSKNTVAWNLLKELSPSVGLSYLLEMNFSHITSADYNLAIALGGFTYGVSPLEMTSGFASIANDGIYRTPTCVVKITDADGNEIVGSTVKEKKIYEVNAARMMTDVLKGVMENGTGSRLALDHITTAGKTGTTTDRKDGWFVGYSKYYTTGVWVGCDYPKSIAGLSGNSYPGQIWKEFMNEIHKDLADELFEPYEDTREDTKEDTKEDAKEDAKEDAKENAKEDTNMGINSGNKNAIDSNGENIFNGDTNHSNNSLEDSSNESDYKHEMEDIDDVEGVDKEEANPENDELDDELESVIDNGEINDEVNLDDVYWDEQQWQNEQWQDE from the coding sequence ATGACACGAGGAAAACGAGTCAAAAAAATAATAGTACGGATATTTCTGTTATTGTTATTTATTCTTTCGGGCATTCTTACGTGGTTTTATATTTGTTATGGAAAAGATATTCTTGCATTAAAAGAGAGGGCAGATCAGATTTCTAGAAAGTCCAATGAAGAATCTTTTAAAGCGTCACAAACAAGTATTGTTTATGCAGAGGATGGTAGTGTGATTTCAATCTTAAAATCTGAGAAAGAAGTCTATTATCTACCATACAACAGTATACCTAAAGCGGCAATTGATGCTGTTTTAGTAACAGAAGATAAAAAGTTCTTCACCCATGAAGGAATCGATTATTTAGCAAATATCCGTGCATTTATTGCACTAATTAAGAATAAAGGTGAGATTAAACAAGGGGCAAGTACGATAACTCAGCAACTTGCTAGAACTGTATTTTTAACAACTGAGGTAAGTTTTGAGAGAAAAGTTACAGAGTTATTTTTAGCGGCTGACTTAGAAAAAAAATTTTCGAAACAGCAAATTTTAGAGTTTTATTTAAATAATATTTATTATGCCAATGGATATTATGGAATCCAAGCGGCTAGTAATGGGTATTTTAGCAAAGGAATAAAAGATTTATCTTTATCTCAAATTGCGTTTCTATCAGCAATACCCAATAATCCAACCGTTCTAAATCCAGTTACAAACTTTGATAATACCTTAGAACGAAGAGATAAGATTTTAAAGCAAATGTATGATAGCGGAGTCATTTCTTTGATAGAATACGACGATGCATTAGCTGAGGAGATAAAGCTTAACCGTAGTGAAGATATAAAACATAATTATGCAGAAAGTTTTACCTACTATAATGCAATTCGTTTGTTAATGGAAGCGGAAGGATTTGAGCTTAAAACATCTTTTAAAAACGAAGAAGAAAAAAAGATATATGAAGAACAGTATTATGAGTCGTATTATAGGATTCAAAGACAGCTATATACCAAAGGATATCGTATTTATACCTCTCTTGATTTAGAAAAACAAGAATTATTGCAAGAGGCCATTAATAATAAACTAAGTGAATTTACTGCAGTCAATCAAGAAGGTATTTATGAGTTACAAGGGGCAGCAGTCTGCATTGATAATGACACTGGTCTTGTAATAGCTATTATTGGAGGTAGGAATCAAAATACTGCAGGATATACACTAAACCGTGCTTATCAAAGTTTCAGGCAACCAGGAAGTGCCATTAAACCGTTGCTTATTTATACTCCATTATTTGAAAGGGGGTATCATCCAGACACTTTAGTGATGGATGAAAAAATAAAAGATGGCCCAAAGAATGCGAACGATGTCTATTCTGGAGAAATAACACTTAGAAGGGCTGTTGAAGTATCTAAGAATACGGTCGCTTGGAATTTATTAAAAGAGTTATCGCCGAGTGTTGGATTGTCCTACTTACTGGAGATGAATTTCTCCCATATTACAAGTGCGGATTATAATTTAGCAATTGCATTAGGAGGCTTCACATATGGAGTAAGCCCTTTAGAAATGACTTCTGGTTTTGCAAGTATTGCCAATGATGGTATATACCGTACTCCAACATGTGTAGTAAAAATTACAGATGCCGATGGAAACGAAATTGTTGGGAGTACTGTGAAAGAGAAAAAAATCTATGAAGTAAATGCAGCTCGGATGATGACGGATGTTTTAAAGGGTGTAATGGAAAATGGAACAGGAAGTAGATTGGCACTTGACCATATCACAACGGCTGGTAAAACCGGTACTACAACGGATCGAAAAGACGGCTGGTTTGTGGGGTATTCAAAATATTATACGACAGGTGTATGGGTAGGTTGTGATTATCCTAAATCCATTGCTGGTTTATCGGGTAATTCTTATCCAGGGCAGATATGGAAAGAATTTATGAATGAGATTCATAAAGATTTAGCGGATGAATTATTTGAACCATATGAAGATACAAGGGAAGATACAAAAGAAGATACAAAAGAAGATGCAAAAGAAGATGCAAAAGAAGATGCAAAGGAAAATGCAAAAGAAGATACGAATATGGGTATAAACAGTGGTAATAAAAATGCCATAGATTCAAATGGCGAAAATATATTTAACGGAGATACAAACCATTCTAATAATAGTTTGGAAGATTCGTCAAATGAGTCCGATTATAAGCATGAGATGGAAGACATCGATGATGTTGAAGGAGTTGATAAGGAGGAAGCCAATCCCGAAAATGATGAATTAGACGATGAGTTAGAGAGTGTCATAGATAATGGGGAAATTAACGATGAGGTAAATTTAGACGATGTGTACTGGGATGAGCAACAGTGGCAAAACGAACAATGGCAAGATGAATAA